From a single Stackebrandtia endophytica genomic region:
- a CDS encoding class I SAM-dependent methyltransferase has product MESTPERADVRRIAAEAVSAGDDTGWFEPLYSAADRGEATVPWADLTPNPMLIGHAPTGTGTALVVGCGYGDDAQYLASLGWRVTAFDISPTAVATARRRFPDSGVDFVVADLLALPDWRFDLVVEIYTVQTLIGDARDRAVAAVAGTVDAGGQLLVIARDNPGHEPRLWDLTETEIASFARDGLEPVDIERFRDDEQPPVPRWRARFRRVTAADSNG; this is encoded by the coding sequence ATGGAATCCACACCCGAGCGGGCCGACGTCCGCCGAATCGCCGCCGAAGCCGTCTCCGCCGGGGACGACACCGGTTGGTTCGAGCCGCTGTACTCCGCCGCCGATCGCGGCGAGGCGACGGTGCCCTGGGCCGACCTGACCCCGAACCCCATGCTCATCGGCCACGCACCCACCGGGACCGGAACCGCGTTGGTCGTCGGGTGCGGTTACGGCGACGACGCGCAATACCTGGCCTCGTTGGGCTGGCGGGTCACCGCCTTCGACATCTCCCCCACCGCCGTCGCGACCGCGCGCCGACGGTTCCCCGACTCCGGTGTGGACTTCGTGGTGGCGGATCTACTGGCCTTGCCGGATTGGCGTTTCGATCTCGTCGTCGAGATCTACACCGTTCAGACGCTGATCGGCGATGCCCGCGACCGAGCCGTGGCCGCGGTCGCGGGTACCGTCGACGCGGGCGGGCAACTGCTGGTCATCGCCCGGGACAATCCCGGCCACGAGCCCCGGCTGTGGGATCTCACCGAGACTGAGATCGCCTCATTCGCCCGCGACGGTCTGGAGCCCGTCGACATCGAGCGTTTCCGCGATGACGAGCAGCCACCGGTACCCCGATGGCGCGCCCGATTCCGTCGGGTGACGGCCGCCGACTCGAACGGGTGA
- a CDS encoding serine hydrolase domain-containing protein, with protein MSSQHTSTGIRLPRRALLGAAALGGAGLLTWGATRLAGAESVDATVARWRQEHAVGEQYDEIHQIMRDYMEAHQVRAGSLAIRTRGELRLSSGYTFAEDDYPTTRPDSLFRLASVSKAFACAAVHRLADEGVIDLSTPVFPFLGISTVALPGQTKDPRIDTVTVRQLVDHTGGWDRAAGFDPIFQGRHIARALELPGRVSKRDVAHYMYGEPLQNAPGDVEVYSNFGYLLLGLVVEQATGTDFTEFVTTEILTPLGVENEVFLGNTIEADALDGEVGYDATGTGLSAWDPYSDVPVPAAYGTFLIAECDSSGGLVATTAAVTALIAEYAVWGLGERSPGYYRTGAMAGTSTRATSLNSGVDWSYTFNARGGEANLNDLGSAINAAIVASDIGD; from the coding sequence TTGTCCAGTCAACACACATCCACCGGTATCCGACTGCCGCGTCGCGCCTTGTTGGGGGCAGCCGCATTGGGCGGGGCGGGCCTCTTGACCTGGGGTGCCACCAGGTTGGCGGGTGCAGAATCCGTCGATGCGACGGTCGCGCGGTGGCGACAGGAACACGCTGTCGGAGAACAGTACGACGAGATACACCAGATCATGCGCGACTACATGGAGGCGCATCAGGTTCGAGCCGGCAGCCTGGCCATTCGAACCAGGGGCGAGCTCCGCCTGTCGTCGGGATACACGTTCGCCGAGGACGATTACCCGACAACACGGCCCGACAGCCTGTTCCGACTCGCCTCGGTGAGTAAGGCCTTCGCCTGCGCGGCAGTCCACCGGTTGGCCGACGAGGGCGTCATCGATCTGTCCACACCGGTGTTTCCGTTCCTCGGCATCTCGACCGTCGCATTGCCGGGCCAGACCAAGGATCCGCGCATCGACACGGTCACCGTTCGGCAGCTCGTCGACCACACCGGCGGTTGGGACCGTGCCGCCGGTTTCGACCCGATATTCCAGGGACGGCACATCGCCCGCGCGCTCGAATTGCCCGGCCGAGTATCCAAACGGGACGTCGCCCACTACATGTACGGAGAGCCGCTTCAAAACGCCCCCGGTGACGTCGAGGTCTACTCCAACTTCGGCTACCTGCTGCTGGGGCTCGTCGTGGAACAGGCCACCGGCACCGATTTCACCGAGTTCGTCACCACCGAGATCCTCACCCCGCTCGGTGTGGAGAACGAGGTGTTCCTCGGCAACACGATCGAAGCCGACGCCCTCGACGGGGAGGTCGGCTACGACGCGACCGGTACCGGTCTCAGCGCGTGGGATCCGTACTCGGACGTTCCGGTCCCCGCCGCCTATGGCACCTTCCTCATCGCCGAATGCGACTCCTCCGGCGGCTTGGTCGCCACCACCGCGGCGGTCACCGCGTTGATCGCCGAGTACGCGGTGTGGGGTCTCGGGGAACGTAGTCCGGGCTACTATCGCACCGGTGCGATGGCCGGGACCAGCACCAGGGCGACCTCGCTCAACAGCGGAGTCGACTGGAGTTATACCTTCAATGCACGCGGCGGTGAGGCCAATCTGAACGACCTCGGTTCCGCGATCAACGCGGCCATCGTCGCCTCCGATATCGGCGACTGA
- a CDS encoding GNAT family N-acetyltransferase, with translation MLELFQPDLDRFVSLNPEPALDQERLTGLIDRGSVTLDHLRMVREGTTDVGRVGLVTHADGAVTTFGWIIDHDHPEVESAYRLLFRGVAEAASADGIARILTTVVTRDEPSADAKRAALSANGWRGDGERLELEILVDSAEISSEVEEISPRDPEVIRLMAAAMSESLDEYDQHQVEALGPEAAAIGYRDMMIMDEGFPWLVHRGPSGIDGVAAIEPFDNEWCLGYLGVDPVSRGNGVGTALARAMVTATAKAGVPRATASVAVDNPPIRKVLERIGFTVWSSRFDYVLELRSRTEPL, from the coding sequence GTGCTTGAGCTGTTTCAACCTGATCTCGATCGGTTCGTTTCGTTGAATCCGGAGCCGGCCCTGGACCAGGAACGTCTCACCGGCCTCATCGACCGAGGATCGGTAACACTCGACCACCTGCGAATGGTGCGTGAGGGCACCACCGATGTCGGTCGAGTCGGTCTGGTGACCCACGCCGACGGCGCGGTGACGACGTTCGGTTGGATCATCGATCACGATCACCCCGAGGTGGAGTCGGCCTACCGCCTCCTGTTTCGCGGAGTGGCCGAGGCGGCGTCGGCGGATGGGATCGCGCGGATCCTCACCACCGTGGTCACTCGAGACGAGCCGTCGGCCGACGCCAAACGGGCCGCCCTGTCCGCCAACGGTTGGCGAGGTGACGGCGAGCGCCTCGAACTCGAGATTCTGGTGGATTCAGCCGAGATCTCCTCCGAGGTGGAGGAGATCTCGCCGCGCGATCCGGAGGTCATCCGTCTGATGGCCGCGGCGATGTCGGAGAGCCTCGACGAGTACGACCAGCACCAGGTCGAGGCGCTGGGACCGGAGGCGGCCGCGATCGGCTACCGCGACATGATGATCATGGACGAGGGCTTTCCCTGGTTGGTTCACCGCGGTCCGTCCGGTATCGACGGGGTGGCGGCCATCGAGCCGTTCGACAACGAGTGGTGCCTCGGGTACCTGGGGGTCGACCCGGTCTCGCGCGGTAACGGCGTCGGTACCGCGTTGGCCCGCGCGATGGTCACCGCGACGGCCAAAGCCGGAGTGCCCCGAGCCACCGCCAGCGTCGCGGTCGACAACCCCCCGATCCGGAAGGTGTTGGAACGCATCGGTTTCACGGTCTGGTCGAGCCGATTCGATTACGTGTTGGAACTGCGAAGCCGCACCGAACCGTTGTAG
- a CDS encoding DUF805 domain-containing protein, with translation MDWYLAVLKNYAGFSGRARRTEYWMYTLFNVLIVIALAIVGAIGAAADLPFLAFLYPLYLMAVLIPSLAVTVRRLHDTGKSGWMYFLVIIPLIGPILLLVFLASPSDDVNQYGNAAPRTPVG, from the coding sequence GTGGACTGGTATCTCGCAGTATTGAAGAACTACGCCGGATTCAGCGGCCGAGCACGCCGAACGGAGTACTGGATGTACACCCTGTTCAACGTGCTCATCGTCATCGCCCTGGCGATCGTCGGCGCCATCGGCGCAGCCGCGGATCTACCGTTCCTCGCCTTCCTCTACCCGCTCTATCTGATGGCCGTCCTGATTCCCAGCCTCGCGGTCACCGTTCGGCGGCTCCACGACACCGGAAAATCCGGATGGATGTATTTTCTGGTCATCATCCCGTTGATCGGCCCGATTCTGCTTCTCGTCTTCTTGGCATCACCGTCGGACGACGTCAATCAGTACGGCAATGCGGCACCCCGGACCCCCGTCGGCTGA
- a CDS encoding nucleotide pyrophosphohydrolase yields MNSDLDDLSKALRDFATERDWEQFHNPKNLAMALAGEAGELVAEFQWLTPAEAADLSPEAHARVAAEMADVLSYLVRLADVLDIDLVSAASDKIAANATRYPVATARGNADKARDTDTQ; encoded by the coding sequence ATGAACTCCGATCTCGACGACCTTTCCAAAGCCCTACGCGACTTCGCAACGGAACGTGACTGGGAACAGTTCCACAATCCGAAGAATCTCGCGATGGCTCTGGCGGGGGAAGCCGGAGAGCTGGTCGCGGAGTTCCAATGGCTGACGCCCGCGGAAGCCGCCGATCTGTCGCCCGAAGCCCACGCCCGAGTCGCCGCCGAGATGGCCGACGTCCTCTCATACCTGGTGCGGCTGGCCGACGTCCTCGACATCGATCTGGTGTCCGCCGCCTCAGACAAAATCGCCGCCAACGCCACCCGCTATCCAGTCGCGACCGCCCGAGGGAATGCGGACAAGGCCCGCGACACCGACACGCAGTGA
- a CDS encoding D-Ala-D-Ala carboxypeptidase family metallohydrolase: MSNNSRRAFLTAAVAIPTTAAVVGLTGGTAHAAYSWSRTLKEGLRGADVTQLQIRVAGYPGYAAVLATDGVFGAKTKAAVKRFQAAYGLTQDGVAGTNTYKKIYSLQSSDNTPIHFKYSELNKCNSTWGGGKVAASTAKSNALRLMWKLEALRHALGDKPITISSGFRSVSCNNRVGGSSTSRHLYGDAADLTGVHSFCTMAKRARYHGFRNILGPGFPNHNDHVHLASGGSTWSASKCGINGR; this comes from the coding sequence ATGTCCAACAATTCCAGGCGAGCGTTTCTGACCGCCGCCGTAGCCATTCCCACCACCGCAGCGGTAGTCGGCCTGACCGGCGGCACTGCGCACGCCGCTTACAGTTGGAGCCGGACCCTGAAGGAGGGGTTGCGCGGCGCCGACGTGACCCAACTGCAGATCCGGGTCGCCGGATACCCCGGTTACGCGGCGGTTCTGGCCACCGACGGAGTCTTCGGTGCCAAGACCAAGGCTGCTGTCAAGCGTTTCCAGGCGGCGTACGGCCTTACCCAGGATGGTGTCGCCGGCACCAACACCTACAAGAAGATCTACTCGCTTCAGAGCTCTGACAACACCCCGATCCACTTCAAGTACTCGGAACTCAACAAGTGCAACAGCACCTGGGGTGGTGGAAAGGTCGCCGCGTCGACGGCGAAGTCCAACGCCTTGCGTCTCATGTGGAAGCTGGAGGCGCTGCGCCACGCCCTCGGCGACAAGCCGATCACCATCAGCAGCGGTTTCCGCAGCGTGTCCTGCAACAACCGGGTGGGTGGTTCCTCGACCAGCCGTCACCTGTACGGCGACGCCGCCGATCTCACCGGTGTGCATTCGTTCTGCACCATGGCGAAGCGGGCGCGCTACCACGGTTTCCGCAACATCCTCGGGCCCGGGTTCCCCAATCACAACGACCATGTGCACCTCGCCAGCGGCGGTAGTACCTGGTCGGCATCCAAGTGCGGCATCAACGGCCGCTGA
- a CDS encoding DUF2075 domain-containing protein: protein MKERFFFHHRQHPSDSEVRSWMRSFPALARDLVDAGRGHVEMQFEYEMPRNSKRADVLLSGVHPQTGADSHVVVELKQWGEAMVVDHSDTLVSVPHMPKPHLHPVVQARAYCEFLAAHKPLFSSTNTNLEGVAYLHNAADSAVSSLYYLPADRYGRLFTKDTRGALLSYLGSVFAPEDGARAADTLAKSPSRPTRKYMEFAAPVVKHRDHFVLLDEQRLAYELVMRAAEKSQAGDHKEIVIVTGGPGSGKSAIALQLLADMMEREWPVELATGSRSFTTTLRRFVGRGSKQVQALFTYFNSYLKADKNALSVLICDEAHRIREVSHNRFTKRHDITKRPQVDELIDAARVPVFLLDEHQVVKPGEIGTVAAIRAHAAAKGLEVSEVPLDGQFRCGGSKAYEDWVLRLLDLEPGGPVSWPGDDDFELVVVDSPEELESITRARHEEGSTARMAAGYCWEWSTPANGVLQADVKIGGWHRPWNVKGERKVGDAPPSPLWATDPAGFDQIGCVYTAQGFEYDWNGVILGPDIVVKDGRLTTVRSENKDPAFRFKTIPDDLVDQHIRNIYKVLLTRGMKGTAIYAVDPDTRKFLMELATTGEAAAPAAP from the coding sequence ATGAAAGAGCGCTTCTTCTTCCATCACCGTCAACACCCCAGCGACAGCGAAGTCCGATCCTGGATGCGTAGCTTCCCGGCGCTTGCACGAGACCTCGTCGATGCCGGTCGTGGGCACGTCGAGATGCAATTCGAGTACGAGATGCCACGCAACAGCAAACGCGCCGACGTACTGCTCTCCGGTGTCCACCCTCAAACCGGCGCCGACAGTCACGTCGTGGTGGAACTCAAACAGTGGGGCGAGGCCATGGTCGTGGACCATTCGGACACGCTGGTCTCGGTTCCCCACATGCCCAAGCCGCATCTTCATCCGGTCGTCCAGGCTCGTGCCTACTGCGAGTTCCTCGCGGCGCACAAGCCGCTCTTCAGTTCCACCAACACCAATCTGGAGGGTGTCGCCTACCTCCACAATGCTGCCGACAGCGCCGTATCGAGCCTGTACTACCTCCCCGCCGACCGATATGGACGATTGTTCACGAAGGACACCCGTGGGGCGCTCCTGTCCTATCTCGGATCGGTGTTTGCTCCCGAAGATGGCGCCCGGGCCGCCGATACGCTGGCGAAGAGTCCCAGCAGACCCACCAGGAAATACATGGAGTTCGCTGCGCCGGTGGTGAAACACCGAGACCACTTCGTCCTGCTCGACGAGCAACGACTGGCCTACGAACTGGTGATGCGAGCGGCCGAGAAGTCACAAGCCGGCGATCACAAGGAGATCGTGATCGTCACCGGTGGGCCCGGCAGCGGCAAGAGCGCGATCGCGCTTCAGCTGTTGGCCGACATGATGGAGCGCGAATGGCCGGTCGAGCTGGCAACCGGGTCACGCTCCTTCACAACGACACTGCGCCGGTTCGTCGGCCGAGGCAGCAAACAGGTTCAAGCCTTGTTCACCTACTTCAACAGCTATCTGAAGGCGGACAAGAACGCTTTGAGTGTGCTCATCTGTGATGAGGCGCATCGGATTCGCGAAGTGTCACACAATCGGTTCACCAAACGTCACGACATAACCAAACGACCCCAGGTCGACGAATTGATCGACGCGGCACGGGTGCCGGTATTTCTGTTGGACGAGCACCAAGTGGTGAAACCCGGTGAGATCGGAACCGTCGCGGCGATCCGGGCACATGCGGCCGCCAAGGGGCTGGAGGTCAGTGAAGTCCCATTGGACGGACAGTTCCGATGTGGCGGCAGCAAGGCCTACGAGGACTGGGTGCTGCGGCTCCTCGATCTCGAACCGGGTGGGCCGGTCTCCTGGCCAGGCGACGATGATTTCGAGCTGGTGGTCGTGGACAGTCCCGAGGAGTTGGAATCCATCACCAGGGCTCGTCACGAGGAGGGATCGACAGCACGGATGGCCGCCGGCTACTGCTGGGAATGGAGCACTCCGGCCAACGGTGTATTGCAGGCAGACGTCAAGATCGGTGGTTGGCATCGACCGTGGAACGTCAAGGGGGAACGCAAGGTCGGCGACGCCCCACCGAGCCCATTGTGGGCAACCGACCCGGCCGGGTTCGATCAGATCGGTTGTGTCTACACCGCCCAAGGGTTCGAATACGACTGGAACGGGGTCATCCTCGGCCCCGACATCGTGGTCAAGGACGGACGCCTGACGACCGTGCGCAGTGAGAACAAGGATCCGGCGTTCCGCTTCAAGACCATCCCCGATGACCTGGTTGACCAGCACATCCGCAACATCTACAAGGTCCTGTTGACCCGAGGCATGAAGGGGACGGCGATCTACGCCGTAGACCCCGACACCCGCAAATTCCTCATGGAGCTGGCGACCACCGGTGAGGCGGCCGCCCCGGCCGCTCCCTGA
- a CDS encoding TetR/AcrR family transcriptional regulator, which yields MPPYSSDRPASDLTSRARIRDAALVQFAERGFSGTSLRSIAEAAEVSLGAVQHHFASKEALREACDALVVEAFGHRLTRSAADGTLGDAGFMAELYDTSGPMLRYLARALIDGSPAAATVFDQLAAGAQTFLSHTWPDRFPTDSPATRDAAAVMAAMHSGTIVLHGHIERHFGSDPLDRAHATRTGNAMLALYSAMGEFAASSTAEQIRKSAAEYDSPKES from the coding sequence ATGCCACCGTACAGCAGCGACCGGCCCGCCTCCGATCTCACGTCACGAGCACGCATCAGGGATGCGGCGCTGGTTCAATTCGCCGAACGCGGCTTCAGCGGTACGTCGCTGCGGAGCATCGCCGAAGCAGCCGAGGTCTCGTTGGGGGCGGTGCAGCATCACTTCGCCTCAAAAGAAGCACTGCGAGAAGCCTGCGACGCATTGGTCGTCGAGGCGTTCGGCCATCGGCTGACCCGTAGCGCAGCAGATGGAACACTGGGGGACGCCGGCTTCATGGCCGAGCTGTACGACACCAGCGGGCCAATGTTGCGCTATCTCGCCCGCGCCCTCATCGACGGCTCCCCCGCGGCGGCGACGGTATTCGACCAGCTGGCCGCCGGGGCGCAGACCTTCCTCAGCCACACTTGGCCCGATCGCTTCCCCACCGATTCCCCCGCCACACGCGATGCCGCCGCCGTCATGGCGGCCATGCACAGCGGCACGATCGTTCTGCACGGGCATATCGAACGACACTTCGGATCCGACCCGCTCGATCGCGCCCATGCCACGCGAACCGGAAACGCGATGCTCGCCCTCTACTCCGCCATGGGCGAGTTCGCCGCCTCCTCGACGGCAGAGCAGATCAGGAAATCGGCGGCCGAATACGACTCCCCTAAGGAATCATGA
- a CDS encoding class I SAM-dependent methyltransferase: protein MMAPLNIDHLSPLQKTLLITLNGRVVDAARRRPLLSDAKAVELADNLDYDLTTVKLTSGVPEAVAIRSRMLDRAVTTFVREHRDAVVVELGCGLETRRWRLTASQDALWREVDWYDVDFPEVVELREKLMSETERGHSVGVSLLDPSWTDTIPKDRPAVIVSDGVLGFLSEDENRRILRRITDHFPRGQLVFNAYTRFTARMNGRFTKVVGMPADFQGYGIADPTDIVALDPALTYIDEQFGDAAPERDQLNLAYRLLAQVFANWRGQARRGVWIVRYRF, encoded by the coding sequence ATGATGGCTCCGTTGAACATCGACCACCTCAGCCCGCTCCAGAAGACATTGCTGATCACGCTCAACGGCCGGGTGGTCGACGCTGCCCGAAGGCGCCCGCTTCTGTCCGATGCCAAGGCGGTCGAGCTCGCCGACAACCTCGACTACGACCTCACCACGGTGAAACTCACCTCCGGTGTGCCCGAGGCCGTAGCCATCCGCAGCAGGATGCTCGACCGCGCCGTCACCACGTTCGTCCGTGAACACCGCGACGCGGTGGTGGTGGAACTGGGCTGTGGGCTGGAAACCCGCCGTTGGCGGCTCACCGCGTCTCAGGACGCACTATGGCGCGAGGTCGACTGGTACGACGTGGACTTCCCCGAGGTCGTCGAGCTTCGGGAGAAACTGATGTCGGAAACCGAGCGAGGGCACTCCGTCGGCGTCTCGCTGCTAGATCCCTCATGGACCGACACGATTCCCAAGGACCGGCCCGCCGTCATCGTCTCCGACGGCGTGCTGGGCTTCCTCTCCGAGGACGAGAATCGCCGAATCCTGCGTCGCATTACCGACCACTTCCCCCGGGGGCAGCTCGTCTTCAATGCCTACACGAGATTCACCGCGCGAATGAACGGGCGGTTCACCAAGGTGGTCGGTATGCCGGCGGACTTTCAGGGCTATGGCATCGCCGACCCCACGGACATCGTCGCGCTCGACCCGGCCTTGACCTACATCGACGAACAGTTCGGTGATGCCGCGCCCGAACGGGATCAACTCAACCTCGCTTACCGGCTGCTGGCCCAGGTGTTCGCGAACTGGCGCGGCCAAGCTCGCCGCGGAGTATGGATTGTCCGGTATCGGTTCTGA
- a CDS encoding DUF397 domain-containing protein produces MRLEEPIWRRSSRSAENGNCVEVALTAGHVAVRDSKRPGDGVLAITVTDWRAVVEQLRS; encoded by the coding sequence ATGAGACTAGAAGAACCGATCTGGCGTAGAAGTAGTCGCTCTGCCGAAAACGGCAACTGCGTCGAAGTCGCTTTGACCGCTGGGCACGTCGCCGTTCGTGACAGCAAACGCCCGGGGGACGGAGTCTTGGCCATCACCGTGACCGACTGGCGCGCGGTGGTTGAGCAACTGCGGAGTTGA
- a CDS encoding helix-turn-helix domain-containing protein, which produces MDSWRDPGAQRWLLGGEVASIRESAHMSLAELAAVTEISKPKLGQLERGTYNVSPDELERILLACRASDADIARLTGYATRPRGRPWWNPWASIVPDWFGLFLGLEGMAVSISAYEPSAVPGLLQTADYARAITSVGTMVRPADIERHVELRVQRGRRLTEQAGSTYDVVIEEAVLHRMPSDRTIMRDQLQAILDLTDLDNIRVRILPLRRELHAAMTAPQHVLFGFADMDSVAYAEVFGGARYSRSADTLRSYREAGQHLSAAALSDEATRDFLRTLRRET; this is translated from the coding sequence ATGGACTCATGGCGTGATCCGGGGGCGCAGCGCTGGTTGCTGGGCGGCGAGGTTGCATCGATCCGCGAGAGTGCGCACATGTCCCTCGCGGAGCTCGCTGCTGTAACGGAAATATCGAAGCCGAAACTCGGCCAGCTTGAACGCGGAACCTACAACGTCAGTCCGGATGAACTGGAGCGGATTCTTCTGGCCTGTCGTGCCTCCGATGCTGACATTGCGCGGTTGACGGGCTACGCCACGCGTCCCCGGGGGCGCCCGTGGTGGAACCCATGGGCGTCGATCGTGCCGGATTGGTTCGGCCTGTTCCTGGGACTTGAGGGGATGGCCGTTTCCATATCGGCATATGAACCGTCTGCGGTACCCGGTCTACTTCAGACAGCCGACTATGCCCGTGCCATCACATCGGTGGGCACCATGGTTCGCCCTGCTGATATCGAACGGCACGTTGAGCTGCGGGTGCAGCGGGGTCGTCGGTTGACGGAGCAAGCGGGTTCAACCTATGACGTGGTGATCGAAGAGGCGGTGTTGCATCGGATGCCCAGCGATCGAACGATCATGCGAGATCAGCTTCAGGCCATATTGGACCTAACCGATCTCGACAACATTCGAGTAAGAATTCTGCCACTCAGGCGAGAACTTCACGCGGCGATGACCGCGCCGCAGCATGTGCTGTTTGGGTTTGCCGATATGGATAGCGTTGCCTATGCCGAGGTATTCGGCGGTGCCAGGTATTCCCGATCCGCGGATACCCTTAGGTCATATCGTGAGGCCGGGCAGCACCTCTCAGCGGCGGCACTCTCGGATGAAGCCACACGCGATTTCCTCAGGACGTTGAGGAGGGAGACATGA